DNA from Magnolia sinica isolate HGM2019 chromosome 19, MsV1, whole genome shotgun sequence:
GATATGGCCTGATCTCCGTGTGTGTTGTCTTGTCCAGCATTAATAATAAGCTGATCTAATGCCCTAGGCATAATTTGATCCGACCTGACCTACATCCTACCTACTCTCTAAGGCCACTCCGCGGACTCGAGAGTAGGGGGACTTgctgttatgggaaaaataggTAGACCAATGAAGATAAGGTCATATCGGAAGACCATAGGCTAGGCGAGCCTGATTAACAACAAATGCAGTTTAAGACATCACTCCCAAGAAGGAAACTAGCTGGAACTCAACTCCATGATCACTTTTAAAGGCAGGTTGGGAAGCGTGAGACCTCAAGCATTGGCCACCGTTCACCAGGAATCCAGGTCGGCGCGCCCCCAGGTTGGCAGAGCCTCAAATCAACATAACCCCAGGTTGGCAAAGCCTCAGATTAGCATAACCCTGAAACAACATCACCCCAGAGAGTTGCCACGGGTCAGCATGATCCAAGGTTGGCACAATCTCACTCTTGGAAGTTCTGACCTAATGACGACATCATCTATCCGAAGTTCTAGCTGGAGATCTAGCTATACATCTCAAGACAAAATCCACCCAAGATCTCAGCCGAGGATCTCAGGAGATTTCCGCGATAAGAACAAGATCTGGATCCCTCTATAATACGTCCTTATTAAATAGGGAGATTTCCTTTACATCACCGCCTCCtctcaactataaataagagcatcTCTAATAGTAAAAGGTACACACAATCTTAAGCCTAGAATCCAGTTTTCGACCATACCAAATTTCCCACCCGATTTAGACATTAGAAGGTCCCCTGCTGTAGCAAGGATCTCCTTTGCAAGCTCGAGTTACTCGAAGGTCCAGCGGGAAGActaccagatttttgcatcaacacatcCTAACATCCTTAACATGAGTACGTCACACGCATCAGGAGTAGATATCACATTTCACAGCGGTCCCACAACAGAAATTCGCAATCTCCTGTTACTCGAGTGACGAAAACACAGGCACGAGCAGTTAATTCAACATATCGTCCGCCTGGTAGGCTCTCACCGGTTGGCCAACTTGATCGCGCCACGTCACGATGCAGACCGTTCTCAAGAAGCTCTTACACCGTATTGTCAACATGGAAAGAAACTCACACCCATTGGGAAATCCTTACCGCTCATGCCAAGGTTAGGTAGAAACTGCTTTTCAGGTCCAGATTCCTGACGACTGACGTTTTCCCAAAACCACCAACGGTTGTGACTTATGAACGTCTGGATCATCATATGAACGGTCTGGAAAGAAGCGGCATGCAGATTGGCCACTTGGTAGCAAACCCTGTCCCACGTGATTTTAACTCCCTGTATCACTAACGGAGGAACGTGGAATCCTCCTCCTGCATCCGCGACATGAATAGTGTCCTCATGCGTCCATTTCGCACCAGCGTGACGTAGTTATTGGATCTTTCCTGGACTCATTGCAAATTGGAGATCACCCAAACGCTTCCATGTTTGAAGATCCTTGCCATCGACGCCTACCCCGTTAGGGCAGATGGAGCTCATTCTAGGCAGGGGCAATACTCAATTCGTATCCGGGTATAGAACAGGAGAGGCAATAATGGGGCAGGCTGAGTGACCCCACCTTGAAGGGCTAGGACTTGGGTCACTAAACTTCACCAAAGGCCGGACTAATCTAAGACTTGAAATTTAAACCCTCTCTTCAAGCTAGGTTAGACCAAGGCCAATGATAAATAGCCCGGCCTGCATGGCCGTCCATTTAAATAATATATACTACAAAATACATATGTATTAGTAATGTAAACTAAAGAATTCATGTACACAGCGTAATATGAAAGACTTTGCTATTCTAATAGTGTGCTATAGATGATACACGCGCACTTTATAAATTGTCCAAATTTGTGAACCTCACTAAAGACGGTGAAAATATATTGATGTAATTATTTGGTTAGGGGTATTGGCTTGGTTGTTGAATAATCTTATTTGCCAGAAGTGTGCCAAAAAATTATATGAATGAAAATAATGATTTATAAACATATAATCACTAATTATACATCAATTGTACACGTAGTATAGATGTAACTTATCTTTACTTATAGGGCCGACCCATGGCCTGGCTTGGCCTTGGATCAACTCTTACCTAGGCTCTCAAAGGTGAGAGCCAGGCCGGCTGGGACAAGATCAGGTCTTAAGACTCTAGAGCCGAGCCATTGCCACCCTGGTAAGTAATTTATATGCAAGAGAGCTCAAGTGAGTTCAAACCAGAGGGGAACCCGGATTGCCTACAACTCCAATGCTCTaggggccccacagtgatgtatacgTCCTATCCAGGCTGTCAATGGCCTCAAAATGTCGtttttgggcatgagctgaaaaatgagtcagatccaaatctcactacgggaacagtggtgattgaatactcaacactaaaatcttcttggggcagaatagtttaggatcaagctgatatttgtatttttccttcatcttagtCTAGGTCTTtgagacctaatcaacaggtatgatggcaaataaatattactgtgggccctaggaatttttttttaGTTGGGCATCCAATCACCAGTGCTGTTTCCTgtgcatttttgggctcatgagcAGTCAAAATGACTAAAGGgaatgataaaataaatacatcatggtggggcccacagaacacggTCCTGTAGCGAGTGGCTAATGGAAgcgtcagtatccaatccgcgtccagaGGTGATATGTCTCTACATCAGGACAAGCATGACGAGAAATGAACAAAACCAGCTCTAAAATCTCCATCGCGTGTACATTATAAAAGAAGAACCGATCACATGAGGGGGCAACCGTACCAAACTTGTGGTACGGTACCATCTTTCTCCAACATACCACTTCTGTTGAACATCAGTACCATGGAAGTGTAAAGCTCCACCATAAATATCACCCTTtccgaaaatcaggctgatccgctcactggtgggccacacctatataTGCTGAGTCAGACACTCGACTGCACATGGaatccaatggtgtggcccacctgatgatttgtAAGCCTGATTTGCCCTAgctaatcttcatggtgggacccaccgttttcACGGTACCGTGCTAAACAAGTGGAATGTTGGTGGGAAAGATAAAACGGCACCACAAGTTTGGCTTGTAACTAATCATTTCTGTATTctaaaaatatacatattttcaaACATAATAACAGCATTTCCCCTTACTTACATACTCTACTGCACAACTTTGAGgatggaaagaaaaagaaaaccccTCAACCGTacggagagagagaagaaagacaTACAAACGTACACTATAATGTGCGTTGGCGACAGCTCCCTAAAGTATGGCAACTCATCCACCACACACGCATACACGCAAGCCCatctgtccaaattgtggggcccattctggATAACGCCCAGCTGAAAAGAATCGACTCCTAATCGTCGAAGCCGTCGGAATCCCTGATgtatcctaaaccctaaacccaacggGCCAAAAAAAATGAACGGTAGGATAGGCGTACATTTGTGCTACACGAGTATTGCAGATGTGTTGCCATAGTTTAGGGAGCAGCGCCGGAAACACACTGTAGCTGTACTCCGGGGAGACAGAGGTCCTGTAGAAAAATACCTTGTAGTTTCAGGTACCGTTTGGCGTGAGAAGAAAGGACAAAAAAATCAGCGCTTTCTCTTCCGATTTAAAGAAGCTTCAAATCCTAACGCTTTTTCTTTTCTGGTGCTGCTGCTTCTTCTACGGAAGAAAATCGCTTAAAATCCCTTCGTCTCATATTCAGAgaaagataatttttttttttaaagaaaaaggaaaaaaaaaacccaacctgTTACGGAAAACACGAACAAACTGCATCTGTTTTTGTGCCGGTTCGGCGACGGTTTTTCCCTTTCGTGCCGGTCGGGTCTCAACGAACCGAGAATGGACTCATCGCTTCCGTTTCCACGGCTCGAGAACCGAGTCCCGGAATCTGTACGGAAGCACCTGATTTCGCCCGCGGTTCGATCGGACGACGGGTGCTGTGTCTTCGAACCCGCCGTAGAAATCCAGCATCCAACAGGTTTTCCGTTTGGTCCGGCAGCAGCGGGCCGGTTCTGTTTCGGCTCCAGTAAGCGATTGATTCCCGTCGGCCGGAGCCGGTTCTTCTTTTATCGGCGGTCCGTCTTCGAAATCGCCGGAAATCTGACGCACTGCCTCTAGAAGGAGACCTAAGTAGCCATCGTTCCCACACTGCCTCTTCCTTTCCCtgtcttctacttcttcttctctgcatgaaaagatggggTTCGAATCGCTCTCTTCTCCGTTTTCAGCTGCTCCAACTCGGTTTTCTCCTTTTTCCGAGTCATGACTCAGTTTTCCCTCCGTTACCTCGGAAACTtctcttgcttcttcttcttcttctcttttctccatgGCCTTCGGATCGCATTCGCCTTCGCAGCTCTTCTCCACCGTCGACACCTCTTCGGATCCCGGAGACGAATTACATCCGTCAGATCCTCCGACGCCGCTGCAGGCACTGAGGCCTATCTCCTCCGCCGTCAGATCGTCCGCTCCCAGAATCTCCGGCCCCGAGCCTAATCTCAGATTCAGGTCGATCTCAAATCCCGTAACGAAATCCCTCACGGCCTGCTTCGGACCGTCCGTCTCCGATCCCGAGTTCTGGAATCGCTGATTCGTGGGCGCGGACGATGCTTTCGAGGAGAAACAGTGGGGGTGAGATGAGATGATCTCGAGGATCTTTTCTAATCGCATTTGAGCCGTCGAACGCCCGCGGATTTTAGAGGAAGCAAAAGGTGATTGAGAACTTACGAGATTTTGAAGCCGGTTGAAGGGAGACGACGCCATTGCAGCGGATTCGATGCTTTTTTACAGAGAGCTCTGCTTTGCTTTTTACGCCATTACAGCTCTGGACGAG
Protein-coding regions in this window:
- the LOC131235189 gene encoding uncharacterized protein LOC131235189 gives rise to the protein MASSPFNRLQNLVSSQSPFASSKIRGRSTAQMRLEKILEIISSHPHCFSSKASSAPTNQRFQNSGSETDGPKQAVRDFVTGFEIDLNLRLGSGPEILGADDLTAEEIGLSACSGVGGSDGCNSSPGSEEVSTVEKSCEGECDPKAMEKREEEEEAREVSEVTEGKLSHDSEKGENRVGAAENGEESDSNPIFSCREEEVEDRERKRQCGNDGYLGLLLEAVRQISGDFEDGPPIKEEPAPADGNQSLTGAETEPARCCRTKRKTCWMLDFYGGFEDTAPVVRSNRGRNQVLPYRFRDSVLEPWKRKR